A part of Natronorubrum sediminis genomic DNA contains:
- a CDS encoding MutS-related protein codes for MDLESIPGVGEKTARALETLDDPERALQRGDVATVASAPGMSQGRAARIVRGAIRRQHDDPGGFLATDRARDVYRELLALLKARTVTDYAAQRLETIYPSPSRSRIEDVQAFARRAIDRECDSADVRTALGDVESLRTPGDVRVRERCLATTDAERYSTAREAIPELSVEIVEDAQGLAELARGYSTVIALDESFAGVTIDGDVQVRPDALENPADVVPERPLAFYARNRTRLQAAIEVHREADLEPACDLDALEDGLSRLEADGTVAGDDELDRLTVAVDDLDTAAGAAESVANDRLREAIQAQDVTIEGSDLLSLVERGAGVDSLLSRELADEYATAVDAAREHLIDALELDSGEAEIARRAFSDEPTFPVERDEETISRLREDLTATKERRAGRLKRELAADLADQREDARRLVRDALELDVELAIARFASEFECTMPTVVDPADLDGERSAGFAIDGGRSPLLEESLEAIDPVDYEVSGVALLSGVNSGGKTSTLDLVASVVVLAHMGLPVPAEDVEVRRFDDLHYHAKTQGTLDAGAFESTVREFADLAQGGEGSLVLVDELESITEPGASAKIIAGILEALSENGATGVFVSHLAGEIREMADYDVTVDGIEAVGLVDGALEVNRSPVKDHLARSTPELIVEKLADEAAEEPVAANGGRPAESPVFYDRLLEKFD; via the coding sequence ATGGACCTCGAGTCGATCCCGGGTGTAGGCGAAAAGACCGCCCGGGCGCTGGAAACGCTCGACGACCCCGAGCGCGCACTGCAACGCGGCGATGTCGCGACCGTCGCGAGCGCGCCGGGAATGTCACAGGGGCGCGCCGCTCGAATCGTCCGCGGCGCAATTAGGCGACAACACGACGACCCAGGCGGCTTTTTGGCGACCGACCGTGCTCGCGACGTGTATCGCGAACTGTTAGCCCTGCTCAAAGCGCGGACAGTCACCGACTACGCCGCTCAGCGACTCGAGACGATCTATCCCAGTCCGAGCCGGTCTCGAATCGAGGACGTGCAGGCGTTCGCCCGGCGAGCGATCGACCGCGAGTGTGACTCGGCCGACGTCCGAACGGCCCTCGGGGACGTCGAATCGCTCCGGACGCCGGGTGACGTTCGGGTCCGTGAGCGCTGTCTCGCGACGACCGACGCCGAGCGGTATTCAACGGCGCGAGAAGCGATTCCGGAGCTGTCGGTCGAAATCGTCGAAGACGCACAGGGGCTGGCTGAACTCGCCCGCGGCTACTCGACGGTGATCGCGCTGGACGAATCGTTCGCCGGCGTGACCATCGACGGCGACGTGCAAGTCAGACCCGACGCCCTCGAGAACCCGGCGGACGTCGTCCCCGAGCGTCCGCTCGCGTTCTACGCGCGCAACCGAACCCGACTGCAGGCGGCGATCGAGGTACACCGGGAGGCGGATCTCGAGCCAGCGTGTGACCTCGACGCGCTCGAGGACGGGCTCTCCCGGCTCGAGGCGGACGGGACCGTCGCCGGCGACGACGAACTTGATCGGTTGACGGTCGCCGTCGACGATCTGGACACCGCAGCGGGCGCGGCCGAGAGCGTGGCCAACGATCGCCTCCGGGAAGCGATCCAAGCACAGGACGTGACGATCGAGGGCTCGGACCTGCTCTCGCTCGTCGAACGCGGTGCCGGCGTCGACTCGCTGCTCTCGAGAGAGCTTGCAGACGAGTACGCCACCGCCGTCGACGCGGCGCGAGAGCACCTGATTGACGCCCTCGAATTGGATTCGGGGGAAGCCGAAATCGCTCGGCGGGCGTTCAGCGACGAGCCGACGTTCCCCGTCGAGCGCGACGAGGAGACGATCTCGCGGCTGCGAGAAGACCTGACGGCGACGAAGGAACGACGGGCGGGTCGGCTCAAACGCGAACTCGCCGCGGATCTCGCAGACCAGCGCGAGGACGCGCGCCGACTGGTTCGAGACGCCCTCGAACTCGACGTCGAACTGGCTATCGCCCGCTTCGCGAGCGAGTTCGAGTGTACGATGCCGACGGTCGTGGATCCGGCAGACCTCGACGGCGAGAGGTCTGCCGGGTTTGCCATCGACGGCGGGCGCTCGCCCCTGCTCGAGGAGTCACTCGAGGCGATCGATCCCGTCGACTACGAGGTCTCGGGCGTCGCATTACTTTCGGGGGTCAACAGCGGCGGGAAGACCTCGACGCTGGATCTGGTCGCGAGCGTCGTCGTGCTCGCCCACATGGGACTGCCCGTCCCCGCCGAAGACGTCGAGGTGCGGCGATTCGACGACCTGCACTACCACGCGAAGACGCAGGGAACGCTCGACGCGGGCGCGTTCGAGTCGACCGTCCGAGAGTTCGCGGACCTCGCACAGGGCGGCGAGGGCTCGCTCGTCCTCGTCGACGAACTCGAGAGCATCACCGAACCCGGGGCGTCGGCGAAGATCATCGCGGGCATCCTCGAGGCGCTCTCCGAAAACGGCGCAACGGGAGTGTTTGTCTCGCACTTGGCCGGCGAGATTCGCGAGATGGCCGACTACGACGTGACCGTTGACGGCATCGAAGCCGTCGGTCTCGTTGACGGAGCACTCGAGGTGAATCGCTCGCCGGTCAAAGACCACCTGGCTCGTTCGACACCCGAACTGATCGTCGAAAAACTGGCCGACGAAGCCGCCGAGGAGCCAGTCGCGGCAAACGGTGGGAGACCGGCCGAGTCGCCTGTCTTCTACGATCGGTTGCTCGAGAAGTTCGACTGA
- a CDS encoding MFS transporter yields the protein MTAVTQSAHGRSWQANTLLILLWQVSASICFYAVYAVTPFVRDEFGLSATLIGVMVTAMMLGYTLFLVPAGAIIDTYGEGRTLVVGLLGLAGGAVGITAAPTYATVLGTVFVIGGFYATAIPGTNKAVFNVIPDDRLNTSMGIKQVGVTAGSGISSIVIPWFGATRFGWEVGFLLTGILAVVVTGVFRLMYGAGGAGSDASALDIRGHFAKPEYALLTAAGFFLGAGLFTTTGYTILFVEESIGASVVFAGITLAVAQGSGSVGRIAFGWLADKLAAPLAISTLRILLFQAAGASVLFFLATQVQTNLTSLVYFVFLGFFVLGFTGIYYSCIGSMVDADEIGSATAGGQLALNGGALLAPPVFGFFVDTSGYDTAWAMLGVSTVVAFALLVLARRQL from the coding sequence ATGACCGCTGTTACCCAATCTGCTCACGGCCGTAGTTGGCAGGCCAATACGTTGTTGATCTTGCTCTGGCAGGTCTCTGCAAGCATCTGCTTTTATGCAGTCTACGCGGTCACGCCTTTCGTACGTGACGAGTTTGGCCTCTCCGCGACGCTCATCGGCGTGATGGTGACGGCGATGATGCTCGGCTACACGCTATTTCTCGTGCCGGCAGGGGCGATTATCGACACCTACGGCGAGGGACGAACGCTCGTCGTCGGCCTCCTCGGACTGGCCGGCGGCGCGGTCGGGATCACTGCTGCGCCGACGTACGCGACGGTCCTCGGCACGGTGTTCGTCATCGGCGGCTTTTACGCGACTGCGATTCCCGGGACGAACAAGGCCGTCTTCAACGTGATCCCCGACGACCGCCTCAACACGTCGATGGGGATCAAACAAGTCGGCGTCACGGCGGGTAGCGGCATCAGTTCGATCGTTATCCCGTGGTTCGGCGCGACGCGATTCGGCTGGGAAGTCGGATTTCTGCTGACGGGGATCCTCGCGGTCGTCGTCACCGGCGTGTTCCGACTCATGTACGGCGCGGGGGGAGCCGGCAGTGACGCGAGCGCCCTCGATATTCGCGGCCACTTCGCGAAACCGGAGTACGCACTGCTCACCGCCGCCGGGTTCTTCCTCGGAGCGGGGCTCTTTACGACGACCGGATACACGATCCTCTTCGTCGAGGAGTCGATCGGCGCGAGCGTCGTCTTCGCCGGGATTACGCTGGCCGTCGCCCAGGGATCTGGCAGCGTCGGTCGGATCGCGTTCGGGTGGCTCGCGGACAAACTCGCCGCACCGCTCGCGATTTCGACGCTCCGTATCCTGCTCTTTCAGGCGGCCGGCGCGAGCGTCTTGTTCTTCCTCGCGACGCAAGTCCAGACGAATCTGACCTCGCTCGTCTACTTCGTCTTCCTCGGGTTCTTCGTCCTCGGGTTCACGGGAATTTACTACTCCTGTATCGGCTCGATGGTCGACGCAGACGAAATCGGGAGCGCGACTGCGGGGGGACAACTCGCCCTCAACGGCGGGGCATTACTCGCACCCCCAGTATTCGGATTCTTCGTCGACACGTCCGGATACGACACTGCGTGGGCAATGCTCGGTGTAAGTACCGTTGTCGCGTTCGCGCTCTTAGTTCTCGCTCGCCGTCAACTCTAA
- a CDS encoding DUF4177 domain-containing protein → MADSTATRWEYETVRPPRDPTMEEAADPEKELNEMAADGWELVDTIDYSGGGTKFLVFKRPADEGDDG, encoded by the coding sequence ATGGCCGACAGTACCGCGACACGGTGGGAATACGAGACGGTTCGTCCGCCGCGGGACCCGACGATGGAGGAGGCCGCGGATCCGGAGAAGGAACTGAACGAGATGGCTGCCGACGGCTGGGAACTGGTCGACACCATCGACTACAGCGGCGGTGGAACGAAGTTCCTCGTCTTCAAGCGGCCGGCTGACGAGGGCGACGATGGGTAA
- a CDS encoding GNAT family N-acetyltransferase has translation MEIRPATVDDYEAIRTVARATWHETYDELEGETIDETVDDWYGDERLEAALSKPGTAFLVAETADEGVVGFTHGVVSEAEGDVLRMSVHPDHQGEGIGTALHDRLRADLEDFNMERMQAIDLASNDGGQQFYEKQGFERTGEGTVEIGGEERQEVVYTLEL, from the coding sequence ATGGAGATCCGACCAGCGACTGTCGACGACTACGAGGCGATCAGAACGGTCGCTCGAGCAACCTGGCACGAGACGTACGACGAACTCGAGGGGGAGACGATCGACGAGACGGTCGACGACTGGTACGGCGACGAGCGACTCGAGGCAGCCCTCTCGAAACCGGGGACGGCGTTTCTCGTCGCCGAGACGGCCGACGAAGGGGTCGTCGGCTTCACGCACGGCGTCGTCAGCGAGGCGGAAGGCGACGTCCTCAGAATGTCGGTTCATCCCGACCACCAGGGCGAGGGCATCGGGACGGCCCTCCACGATCGACTCCGGGCGGACTTGGAGGATTTCAACATGGAGCGAATGCAGGCGATCGACCTCGCCTCGAACGACGGTGGTCAGCAATTCTACGAGAAACAGGGCTTCGAGCGGACCGGCGAGGGGACGGTCGAAATCGGCGGCGAAGAGCGCCAGGAGGTCGTCTACACGCTCGAGTTGTGA
- a CDS encoding DUF7553 family protein, producing the protein MTEQLQQARDDLEEAAKSADDDDIREDIRETSEAFSDYVMSDSEPDHAILDERLNTLRLAREEADGNTKAKLESAIETTEDYRETLEQA; encoded by the coding sequence ATGACCGAGCAACTCCAGCAGGCCCGCGACGACTTAGAGGAGGCGGCGAAGTCAGCGGACGACGACGACATTCGTGAGGACATCCGCGAAACGAGTGAGGCGTTCTCCGACTACGTGATGAGTGATAGCGAACCCGATCACGCTATCCTCGACGAACGCCTCAACACGCTCCGATTGGCTCGCGAGGAGGCCGACGGAAACACGAAGGCGAAACTCGAGTCGGCCATCGAGACGACCGAAGACTATCGAGAGACGCTCGAGCAGGCCTGA
- a CDS encoding ORC1-type DNA replication protein — MVDDPDGGMLSWDESVFKNEHVFEIDYLPETFKHRESQTQGLTYALRPAVRGSRPLNVMVRGPPGTGKTTSIQKLFDEVGAQTSDVRTIRVNCQVNATRYSVFSRLFEGTFDYEPPSSGISFKKLFGQIAEKLVEEDRVLVVALDDVNYLFYENEASDTLYSLLRAHEEYPGAKIGVIVVSSDPALDVIDELDSRVQSVFRPEDVYFPVYGQSEIVDILSERVERGFHDGVIARETLEYVADLTAESGDLRVGIDLLRRAGLNAEMRASRTVEREDVESAYEKSKYINLSRSLSGLADTERALLEVIANNDGEQAGNVYETFHERTDLGYTRYSEIVNKLDQLGLIDADYADVDGRGRSRSLSLSYEKDAVLDRLE, encoded by the coding sequence ATGGTGGACGACCCCGACGGGGGGATGTTGTCGTGGGACGAATCCGTGTTCAAGAACGAACACGTCTTCGAGATCGACTATCTTCCCGAGACGTTCAAACACCGCGAGAGCCAGACACAGGGCCTAACGTACGCGCTCCGGCCAGCGGTGCGCGGGTCGCGACCACTCAACGTGATGGTCCGTGGACCGCCCGGAACCGGGAAGACGACGTCGATTCAGAAACTGTTCGACGAGGTCGGTGCCCAGACCAGCGACGTGCGAACGATTCGCGTCAACTGCCAGGTTAACGCGACGCGCTACTCGGTGTTCTCACGGCTCTTCGAAGGGACGTTCGACTACGAACCGCCGTCGTCGGGCATCTCCTTCAAGAAACTCTTCGGGCAGATTGCCGAGAAGCTCGTCGAGGAAGACCGCGTGCTTGTCGTCGCCTTAGACGACGTCAACTACCTCTTTTACGAAAACGAGGCCTCGGACACGCTGTACTCGCTCCTGCGAGCCCACGAGGAGTATCCCGGTGCGAAGATCGGTGTCATCGTCGTCTCCTCCGATCCCGCACTCGACGTGATCGACGAACTCGACTCGAGAGTCCAGAGCGTCTTCCGGCCCGAGGACGTCTACTTCCCCGTCTACGGCCAATCCGAAATCGTCGACATCCTCTCAGAACGCGTCGAACGCGGCTTTCACGACGGCGTGATCGCCCGCGAGACCCTCGAGTACGTCGCCGATCTCACCGCCGAAAGCGGCGACCTTCGCGTCGGCATCGACCTGTTGCGACGGGCCGGACTCAACGCAGAAATGCGCGCCAGTCGCACCGTCGAGCGCGAAGACGTGGAGTCGGCCTACGAGAAATCCAAATACATCAACCTCTCACGAAGCCTCTCGGGGCTCGCCGACACCGAACGGGCCTTGCTCGAGGTCATCGCCAACAACGACGGCGAGCAAGCCGGGAACGTCTACGAGACGTTTCACGAGCGAACCGACCTTGGCTACACGCGCTACTCCGAAATCGTCAACAAACTCGATCAACTCGGCCTGATCGACGCCGACTACGCCGACGTCGACGGCCGCGGCCGCTCGCGGTCGCTTTCACTATCCTACGAGAAAGACGCCGTCTTAGACCGACTCGAGTGA
- a CDS encoding universal stress protein: MYRVLAPIDSDEPRTRAQIEAIRDLPEAAESVRVDLLHVHEEIDAPGDEAGTSYIRELNERIEDLQGTPDTVGIAAEELESAGIEAEIHDITGEPVSAILEVAEEFDVDSIVVGTRSQTPVGKVVFGSVAQGVIIDSDRPVLVATP, translated from the coding sequence ATGTACCGCGTACTTGCGCCGATCGATTCGGACGAACCGCGCACGCGTGCCCAGATCGAAGCCATTCGCGACCTGCCGGAGGCAGCCGAATCGGTCCGCGTCGATCTATTGCACGTTCACGAAGAGATCGACGCCCCGGGCGACGAAGCCGGAACGAGTTACATCCGCGAACTCAACGAGCGGATCGAAGATCTTCAGGGAACCCCGGATACGGTCGGAATCGCCGCCGAAGAACTCGAGAGCGCGGGAATCGAAGCGGAGATTCACGACATCACCGGCGAACCGGTCAGCGCGATTCTCGAGGTCGCCGAGGAGTTCGACGTCGATTCGATCGTCGTCGGAACGCGAAGCCAAACGCCAGTCGGAAAAGTGGTGTTCGGCAGCGTCGCACAGGGAGTAATCATCGATAGCGACCGTCCAGTACTGGTCGCCACCCCGTGA
- a CDS encoding SUI1 family translation initiation factor, with the protein MASDDELEDLLDELDSQGDLETSQQQLSIRMERRRYDKPVTIVEGFDLETADLQSTASELKRSLGTGGTVSDGRIELQGDHRNRVPSLLRERGFDVEG; encoded by the coding sequence ATGGCAAGTGACGACGAACTCGAGGATTTACTCGACGAACTCGACAGTCAGGGCGATCTCGAGACGTCACAGCAGCAACTCTCGATTCGAATGGAGCGTCGACGATACGACAAACCGGTGACGATCGTCGAGGGATTCGACCTCGAGACCGCCGATCTACAGTCGACGGCGTCGGAACTCAAGCGCTCGTTGGGGACCGGTGGCACGGTCAGCGACGGGCGAATCGAACTGCAGGGAGACCACCGCAACCGCGTTCCGTCGTTGCTTCGCGAGCGCGGGTTCGACGTCGAGGGGTGA
- a CDS encoding GNAT family N-acetyltransferase: MKIRPAEAADFSAIKAVARTTWHDTYDELEAELIDRTVDRWYTDDSMPLGAPGTVVLVVEIDGSVVGFTHAVAQGETADILRMYVEPGCQGDGVGTDLHECLIEQLEVYDVERIRAFDFAFNDTSRQFYESQGFEQTDTGEVEIDGEFYDEAVYARDL; this comes from the coding sequence ATGAAAATCCGTCCGGCGGAGGCTGCCGATTTTTCGGCCATCAAAGCGGTCGCTCGAACGACCTGGCACGATACGTACGACGAACTCGAGGCCGAGTTGATCGACCGGACCGTCGACAGGTGGTACACCGACGACTCGATGCCACTCGGGGCTCCGGGAACGGTCGTCCTCGTCGTCGAGATCGACGGGTCGGTCGTCGGCTTTACCCACGCAGTGGCACAGGGCGAAACTGCCGACATCCTCCGAATGTACGTCGAACCCGGCTGTCAGGGCGACGGCGTCGGAACCGACCTCCACGAATGCCTCATCGAACAACTCGAGGTCTACGACGTCGAACGGATTCGGGCGTTCGACTTCGCCTTTAACGACACCAGTCGGCAGTTCTACGAAAGTCAGGGGTTCGAACAGACCGACACCGGCGAGGTCGAAATCGACGGCGAGTTCTACGACGAAGCGGTCTACGCTCGGGACCTGTAG
- a CDS encoding cation:proton antiporter has protein sequence MSTYEAALVIIAVGLLGAIVLPRLLAGKPLSLPMFYVALGGVLFTVVPTAPTIDPVANSTVTEHLTELVVIIALMGAGLKIDRPFDVTSWSATWRLIGITMPLTIGAVALLSWMVLGLHPATAILLGAVLAPTDPVLASDVDAGAPLTELEKEAAPAHRWGSVRFSLTSEAGLNDGLAFPFTYLAIAVAAADNTTTHVWLVEWALVDGLYRVAVGLLLGYAIGNLMARLVFYAPAPSHRAEIMAGAEAIVATLLAYGVTELLGGYGFIAVFVAALELRRYEWEHEYHRELHDFAALVERLLMAAVLVLFGAAIADGLLAPLTGTDVLVGLAVIVLVRPLAGLLGFVGSDAPWSDRTAISFFGIRGIGSFYYLSFALAHVSFEELELLIAAERLWALVGLVVLASIVLHGVTAGPVMNALERRRNRPTPPDDTTERRLADERTD, from the coding sequence ATGAGTACGTACGAAGCGGCGCTCGTTATCATCGCCGTGGGACTACTGGGGGCGATCGTCTTGCCGCGTCTGCTCGCCGGCAAGCCACTCTCCCTGCCGATGTTCTACGTCGCCCTCGGTGGCGTGCTCTTCACCGTCGTCCCGACTGCGCCGACGATTGACCCGGTCGCCAACTCGACGGTAACCGAACACCTCACCGAACTGGTGGTGATCATCGCCCTGATGGGTGCTGGATTGAAAATCGATCGACCGTTCGACGTGACGAGTTGGTCGGCGACGTGGCGATTGATCGGTATTACGATGCCGCTGACGATCGGCGCGGTCGCGCTCTTGAGTTGGATGGTGCTCGGACTCCACCCGGCGACGGCGATCCTGTTGGGAGCCGTCCTCGCGCCCACAGATCCCGTTCTCGCCTCTGACGTGGACGCCGGCGCACCGTTGACCGAACTCGAGAAGGAAGCTGCACCGGCCCACCGGTGGGGGTCAGTTCGCTTTTCGCTGACGTCGGAGGCCGGCCTCAACGACGGGTTGGCGTTTCCATTCACCTACCTCGCGATCGCCGTCGCTGCGGCAGACAATACGACGACGCACGTGTGGCTCGTGGAGTGGGCGCTCGTCGACGGACTGTACCGGGTTGCCGTGGGGCTCCTCTTGGGGTACGCGATCGGGAACCTAATGGCTCGACTCGTTTTCTACGCACCGGCGCCGTCACACCGAGCCGAAATAATGGCGGGTGCTGAGGCCATCGTGGCGACGTTACTCGCCTACGGCGTCACGGAACTGCTTGGGGGATACGGATTTATCGCGGTGTTCGTTGCGGCGCTCGAGTTACGACGATACGAGTGGGAACACGAGTATCACCGCGAGTTGCACGATTTCGCCGCGCTCGTCGAGCGGCTCCTGATGGCGGCGGTTCTCGTCCTCTTTGGCGCTGCGATCGCAGACGGACTCCTCGCCCCGTTGACCGGGACTGACGTCCTCGTCGGCTTGGCAGTGATAGTGCTCGTCCGGCCCCTTGCTGGGTTGCTCGGATTCGTCGGATCCGACGCGCCGTGGAGCGATCGAACGGCAATCTCCTTTTTCGGCATTCGCGGAATCGGCTCCTTCTATTACCTCTCTTTCGCGCTCGCACACGTCTCGTTCGAAGAACTCGAGTTACTCATCGCGGCGGAACGACTGTGGGCTCTCGTCGGCTTGGTGGTGCTGGCTTCGATCGTTCTCCACGGAGTGACTGCGGGTCCCGTGATGAACGCACTCGAACGGCGTCGGAATCGACCGACGCCACCAGACGACACAACTGAGAGGAGGCTGGCTGACGAACGGACCGATTGA
- the uvrB gene encoding excinuclease ABC subunit UvrB, translating into MSDSDSRGPLQPDRPDVDRPFEVDAPFEPAGDQPEAIEQLADGFQSGMDKQTLLGVTGSGKTNTVSWTMEEVQKPTLVIAHNKTLAAQLYEEFRELFPNNAVEYFVSYYDYYQPEAYVEQSDTYIDKDASVNDEIDRLRHSATRSLLTREDVIVVASVSAIYGLGDPRNYIDMSLRLEVGEEIGRDELLAQLVDLNYERNDVDFTQGTFRVRGDTIEIYPMYGRYAVRVELWGDEIDRMVKVDPLEGTTQGEQQAVLVHPAEHYSIPQTKLENAMDEIRDDLDSRISYFERQGDLVAAQRIEERTSFDLEMMQETGYCSGIENYSVYLSDRESGEAPYTLLDYFPEDFLTVVDESHVTLPQVRGQYAGDKSRKDSLVENGFRLPTAYDNRPLTFEEFQEKTDQTLYVSATPADYEREHSDQIVEQIVRPTHLVDPAIEVSPASGQVDDLMDRIDDRIERDERTLVTTLTKRMAEDLTEYLEEAGVNVAYMHDETDTLERHEIIRSLRLGEIDVLVGINLLREGLDIPEVSLVAILDADQEGFLRSETTLVQTMGRAARNVNGEVVLYADEPSNAMESAIEETTRRREIQREYNEEHGLEPTTIEKDVGETNLPGSKTDTSSVSGKDIADENEAERYITELEDRMDEAASNLEFELAADIRDRIREVREEFELAGDDEGIAPPTEEF; encoded by the coding sequence ATGAGTGACTCCGACTCTCGAGGCCCGCTTCAGCCGGACCGACCCGACGTCGATCGTCCCTTCGAGGTCGACGCTCCCTTCGAGCCTGCGGGGGATCAACCCGAAGCCATCGAGCAGTTGGCCGACGGGTTCCAGTCGGGCATGGACAAACAGACCCTCCTCGGCGTGACGGGATCAGGTAAGACCAACACCGTCTCCTGGACCATGGAGGAAGTCCAGAAGCCGACGCTGGTCATCGCCCACAACAAGACGCTCGCCGCCCAGTTGTACGAGGAGTTTCGGGAGCTCTTCCCCAACAATGCCGTCGAGTACTTCGTCTCCTACTACGACTACTACCAGCCCGAGGCCTACGTCGAACAGAGCGACACCTACATCGACAAGGACGCCTCGGTCAACGACGAAATCGATCGGCTGCGCCACTCCGCGACGCGCTCGCTTCTGACCCGCGAGGACGTCATCGTCGTCGCCTCGGTGTCGGCCATCTACGGGCTGGGTGACCCGCGAAACTACATCGACATGTCCCTGCGACTCGAGGTCGGCGAGGAGATCGGTCGGGACGAACTGCTCGCCCAGTTGGTCGATCTGAACTACGAGCGAAACGACGTGGACTTCACGCAGGGTACGTTCCGCGTCCGGGGCGACACCATCGAAATCTACCCGATGTACGGCCGTTACGCCGTCCGCGTGGAGCTCTGGGGCGATGAAATCGACCGCATGGTCAAAGTCGACCCACTCGAGGGGACGACCCAGGGCGAGCAACAGGCCGTCCTCGTCCACCCCGCAGAGCACTACTCGATTCCGCAGACGAAACTCGAGAACGCGATGGACGAGATCCGCGACGATCTGGATTCACGGATCTCGTACTTCGAGCGCCAGGGCGACCTCGTCGCCGCCCAGCGCATCGAGGAACGAACCTCCTTCGACCTCGAGATGATGCAGGAGACGGGCTACTGTTCGGGCATCGAGAACTACTCCGTCTACCTCTCGGATCGAGAATCCGGCGAGGCTCCCTACACCTTACTGGACTACTTCCCCGAGGACTTCCTGACCGTCGTCGACGAATCCCACGTGACCCTCCCGCAGGTTCGCGGGCAGTACGCCGGCGACAAGTCCCGAAAGGACTCGCTGGTCGAGAACGGCTTCCGACTCCCCACGGCCTACGACAACCGGCCGCTGACGTTCGAAGAGTTCCAAGAGAAGACCGACCAGACGCTCTACGTCTCGGCGACGCCTGCCGACTATGAACGCGAGCACAGCGACCAGATCGTCGAGCAGATCGTCCGCCCCACACACCTCGTCGATCCCGCGATCGAGGTCTCGCCGGCCAGCGGGCAGGTCGACGACCTCATGGATCGCATCGACGACCGAATCGAGCGCGACGAGCGAACTCTCGTGACCACGCTCACGAAGCGGATGGCCGAGGACCTCACGGAGTACCTCGAGGAAGCCGGCGTGAACGTCGCGTACATGCACGATGAGACCGACACGCTCGAGCGCCACGAGATCATCCGCTCGCTGCGACTCGGTGAGATCGACGTGCTCGTCGGAATCAACCTTCTGCGAGAGGGACTCGACATCCCCGAAGTTTCGCTGGTCGCAATTCTGGACGCCGACCAGGAGGGCTTCCTCCGCAGCGAGACGACGCTCGTCCAGACGATGGGGCGGGCGGCCCGAAACGTCAACGGCGAGGTCGTCCTCTACGCCGACGAGCCCTCGAACGCGATGGAGTCTGCTATCGAGGAGACCACACGCCGCCGTGAAATTCAGCGCGAGTACAACGAGGAACACGGCCTCGAGCCGACGACCATCGAGAAAGACGTCGGCGAGACCAACCTGCCCGGCAGCAAGACCGATACCTCGAGCGTCTCCGGGAAGGACATCGCCGACGAGAACGAAGCCGAACGCTACATCACCGAACTCGAGGATCGAATGGACGAAGCCGCGAGCAACCTCGAGTTCGAACTCGCAGCCGACATCCGCGATCGGATTAGAGAGGTACGCGAGGAGTTCGAACTCGCGGGCGACGACGAGGGGATCGCCCCGCCGACCGAGGAGTTCTAA
- a CDS encoding DUF1059 domain-containing protein has product MTYQFECSTGPCQFLIRSSSADEVERLVRAHVRMTHNGRIDPADLEREVERIEAA; this is encoded by the coding sequence GTGACCTACCAGTTCGAGTGTTCGACGGGGCCCTGTCAGTTCCTGATTCGCTCGAGCAGCGCCGATGAGGTCGAACGATTGGTTCGAGCGCACGTCCGGATGACGCACAACGGGCGAATCGATCCGGCCGACCTCGAGCGCGAAGTCGAACGAATCGAGGCGGCGTAA